The following is a genomic window from Lysinibacillus sp. JNUCC-52.
TGAAGAGTATCCGAATAGACGCTTACGAGAGAATGCTGGGATAATTTCCGAGAATAAACCGAAAGCAGGTAATACTAAAATGTAAACTTCTGGGTGTCCGAAGATCCAGAATAAGTGTTCCCAAATTACTGTGTTACCACCCATTGTATGGTCAAAGAAGTTACCACCGAACATACGGTCAAATAACATCATTAATAAACCAATTGTTAATGGAGGGAATGCGAATAAGATTAACGCACTTGATACTAGAGCCGTCCAAGTGAATAATGGCATACGCATAAATGTCATACCAGGAGCACGCATTGTAATAATCGTTACGATAAAGTTAAGACCTGAAATTAACGTACCCGCCCCTGAAATTTGTAAACCAAGTACATAGAAGTCAATACCATGTCCTGGAGAATATAAAGATAATGATGCATAAGATGTCCAGCCCGCATCAGGTGCGCCACCCATAAAGAATGATAGGTGAAGGAATACTGCACCTAGGAAGAACAACCAGAACCCTAAAGAGTTAAGGAATGGGAATGCAACGTCACGTGCACCAATTTGTAATGGTACAAGCATGTTCATAAATGCGAATAGTAATGGTGTCGCGGCAAGGAATAACATTGTCGTTCCGTGCATCGTTAATAATTCATTGAAAAAACCAGCTGAAACGAAATCGTTATTTGGTTTCATTAACTGAATACGCATTAATAACGCTTCAAAACCAGCGATAGCGAAGAACAATGTACCGGCTAATAAATACATTATTGCTAACTTTTTATGGTCAACAGTTGTAATGTAATCCCAGACAGCTGCTCCAAAGCCCTTTTTCTGTGTATATGAGCTCACAACTTTTACCTCCCTCAAAGTTTGTTACATAAACGAAAAATTATTTCTCTACTGATAAGCCCATGATGTAAGTTGCAAGAGCTTGAATTTCTTCTTCAGATAAATCGCCATAGATAGGTGCAGTACCATCTGGATTCATCATTAAGTTACCTGGTTTATATTCACCTGGGTTTTTAATCCATGCTTGTACGTTTTCTTCAGTATGCTCTAAGAAACCTGCAACACGGTTACGGTCACCAAATGTAGTTAAGTTAGGACCTACTCCACCTGTACCGCCTACGCCTGATACAGCGTGACAAGCTAAACAGCTGTTAGCAAATGTTGCTTCACCAAGATCAGTTGAATCTTTTGAAGCAGTTTGTCCTTCAGTTGCTTTCATACTAGCTACCCAAGCATCAAATGCTTCTGGGCTAACTGTTTTTACTTTAAAGTCCATTAGTGCGTGTGAAGGGCCACATAGCTCAGCACATTTACCATAGAATACGCCATCTTTAAGATCTGCTGATTCTTTATCGAATACTAAATAGAATTTGTTTAAGTTTTCTACGTTCGTATCCATTTTACCGCCAATCGCGGGAATCCAGAATGAGTGCTTAACATCAGCAGCTTTTAAGTTAAAGTAAACTTTTTGACCTGTTGGTACTACTAATTCTTGCGCTGTTACAATCCCTTGGTTAGGATATTCGAACTCCCACCAGTATAATTTTGCCGTTACATTTACTGTTAGGGCCGTTTTGTTACCTTCTGCATCTACTTCATCCATTGCAGCAACATCTGCAAATTTATAAGTAGCAGTAACAACTGGTACAGCTAAAATTAATAATAAAATAATTGGAATAACTGTCCAAATTACTTCAAGTGTGTGACTACCTTCTACTTGCTTAGGAATAACATTTTCGCCTACTTTTGAACGGCGGAATTTTAAGAATGCAAGTAAATAGATTACAGATACTATTACTACAACTAACGTCATAATTCCAGTAGCCAACATTAATAGGTTAAATTGTTCTTTACCTACTTGACCAGATGGTTTTAGTGCAGAAATATATTCTTCACCACAACCCGAAAGGAAAACCATCATCACTGCTAGAAGTGAAAAAAGACGCCACTTTTTAAGCCCTTTCATCATAGCTTAATTAAACCCCTCTTTCTTTGTTGTATTTTCATGTGTACCTAGGACATTGGTTCTATCTATATGAATTCTTGTGAAAGAAAGAATTCCAAATTAGCTGAATACCGCAAATATTATGATAGCCACAAATAGTATGGTCATATGATTCAATGAATAAATAAACATTTTATTTGCCCACTTCATATCGTCTTTTGTGGTAAAGCCCTTTAAAGCTAGTAATAACCAGCCTACGTTCAAAGTAGTCGCAAGCACTAAGAATCCAGTTCCAAGCTCAGGTAAAAGGAACGGTAACGGTAATAATAAAAGAATCCAGAAAAACATTGAGTACTTCGTTCGTTTAAAACCTTTTACAACTGGTAGCATTGGTATATTAGCTGCACGATATTCTTCAGTACGTTTCATAGCAAGCGCATAAAAATGCGGTGGTTGCCATACAAACATGATAAGAAATAGGGCAAGTGCTCCTGGGCCCAGAGTAGGTTCCACTGCTGCAAAACCAATTACTGGTGGAATCGCCCCTGAAATACTTCCAACGATCGTGTTACTAACATGCTTTCTCTTTGACCACATTGAATATAGAACAACATAAGCGAATATTCCAACTAGTCCCCACATGCCGGCCGCAAATGATGCCGTAAATAACAAAATTTCACCTACAATTAAAAATGAGAGGGCAATAGTCAATACAAAGTTCAGCTTAAATCTACCTGTTACTGTCGGTCTTGTCTTTGTGCGTTTCATAATAGGGTCAATATCTCGATCAATGAAATTATTCATTGCACCAGAACCGCCAATAATTAATGCAGCACCAAGCATGATACAAACTAAAACATCAAGCTCTTGCAAGAAATGTCTACCAGTAAATTGAAATGCTAGCCACATCCCTGTAAACGTTGTGACAAGATTCGAGTTGACGATTCCAATTTTTATTAGTGCTAAGAAATCTTTTACAACGGATGAAGTTCCTGGTTTAGTATTTCTAGTAGCTGAAAACGTACGACCGTTTGACATGTTACCTCTCCTTTCATTTTTGTAAGCATATTCCGCTAACAATAACTATAGCGAAATTTGCGATTGATTTCTAGACGTTTAGTGAAATTTAGATGAAGTTGTAAAAATTAGCTTTGTCTAGAAATATAATTAAAAACAACATATCTATAGTAAATCATTTTCCAAATTGAATTGTGAAGGTTAAAGCACGAAATTATGAACAATTTGTGAAATGGAATCAACATCTAAAACTCCCTACTCCTTACAAGTTGTTTTTTAAACGTATTTTAGATATTATCTAGTAGCAGAAACATTACTTTCATGTAATATTGATAGATAAAGTAGGTGACTCATTTTATGCAACACAACAGGTATATGAAGTGGTTTGCTGTTGCCGCTACAGTGGGAATGCTCCTTATTTTACTAGGCGGGGCACTCGTTACTAAAACAGATAGTGGCTTAGGCTGCGGTAGAAACTGGCCAGATTGTAATGGATCTCTTATCCCAAAAGAAATTACAACAGAAGTATTAATCGAATTCTCGCATCGCGTTGTCACAGGAGTCGTATCAATTTCAATTCTTGTCTTAACCATTTGGACATGGCGGAAACTTGGACATATTCGTGAAGTAAAATTTTTAGGCTTTTTATCGATGTTCTTCTTAATCGCACAGGCACTAATTGGAGCAGCTCAAGTACTATGGGGACAAGGAGACTTCATTCTAGCACTTCACTTTGGAATCTCACTTATTTCTTTTGCTGCCGTTCTTATTCTTTCTATGATTGTATTTGAAGTTGATCGAAAGTTTGATGCAGATAACGTATTTATTGGGAAAAAACTACGTTGGCATACAATTGCTGTCACAATTTATTCTTATTTAGTTGTTTATACAGGGGCACTCGTTCGACATACTGATTCTAGTTTAGTATGCCCAGACTGGCCATTTTGCTACAATGAAACACCGTTTGCCTCACCAAACAATATGTACGAATGGGTACAAATGGGACATCGACTTGCAGCTATTATTATTTTCATTTGGATTACATACATAACTTGGCACGTAATAAAAGAATACAAACAACAACGTGTTATTTATTACGGCTGGATTATTGCTTTCATCATCGTTATATTACAAGTTTTAGCTGGTATGTCAGTAGTCCTTACTAGATTGAATTTAACTGTAGCATTATTGCATTCATTGTTCATTTCTCTATTATTTGGTCTCCTTTGTTACATGATTATGCTTGTAGCACGTAGCAATTATAATGAAAAAAATAAGTAACGTTTGGAAAAGGATTCGGCACTGTCGAATCTTTTTTTATTTACCCCACTTCATGCTCTTCTAAAAGAAAGAATTTTCACATGCATGAA
Proteins encoded in this region:
- the coxB gene encoding cytochrome c oxidase subunit II, encoding MMKGLKKWRLFSLLAVMMVFLSGCGEEYISALKPSGQVGKEQFNLLMLATGIMTLVVVIVSVIYLLAFLKFRRSKVGENVIPKQVEGSHTLEVIWTVIPIILLLILAVPVVTATYKFADVAAMDEVDAEGNKTALTVNVTAKLYWWEFEYPNQGIVTAQELVVPTGQKVYFNLKAADVKHSFWIPAIGGKMDTNVENLNKFYLVFDKESADLKDGVFYGKCAELCGPSHALMDFKVKTVSPEAFDAWVASMKATEGQTASKDSTDLGEATFANSCLACHAVSGVGGTGGVGPNLTTFGDRNRVAGFLEHTEENVQAWIKNPGEYKPGNLMMNPDGTAPIYGDLSEEEIQALATYIMGLSVEK
- the cyoE gene encoding heme o synthase, whose product is MSNGRTFSATRNTKPGTSSVVKDFLALIKIGIVNSNLVTTFTGMWLAFQFTGRHFLQELDVLVCIMLGAALIIGGSGAMNNFIDRDIDPIMKRTKTRPTVTGRFKLNFVLTIALSFLIVGEILLFTASFAAGMWGLVGIFAYVVLYSMWSKRKHVSNTIVGSISGAIPPVIGFAAVEPTLGPGALALFLIMFVWQPPHFYALAMKRTEEYRAANIPMLPVVKGFKRTKYSMFFWILLLLPLPFLLPELGTGFLVLATTLNVGWLLLALKGFTTKDDMKWANKMFIYSLNHMTILFVAIIIFAVFS
- a CDS encoding COX15/CtaA family protein, producing the protein MQHNRYMKWFAVAATVGMLLILLGGALVTKTDSGLGCGRNWPDCNGSLIPKEITTEVLIEFSHRVVTGVVSISILVLTIWTWRKLGHIREVKFLGFLSMFFLIAQALIGAAQVLWGQGDFILALHFGISLISFAAVLILSMIVFEVDRKFDADNVFIGKKLRWHTIAVTIYSYLVVYTGALVRHTDSSLVCPDWPFCYNETPFASPNNMYEWVQMGHRLAAIIIFIWITYITWHVIKEYKQQRVIYYGWIIAFIIVILQVLAGMSVVLTRLNLTVALLHSLFISLLFGLLCYMIMLVARSNYNEKNK